One part of the Sander vitreus isolate 19-12246 chromosome 10, sanVit1, whole genome shotgun sequence genome encodes these proteins:
- the LOC144524662 gene encoding caspase-3-like: MDVTQSDGDTVDALKLFSKNRSDAKPTGSSKTVEEVDSVPHSSKTAGSDPYRYKMDYPCIGTCLIINNKNFHRSTRMDARNGTDEDAAAVKKTFSELGYKINENTDQTVAEMKQLLSSASKEDHSKSASFACVLLSHGDEGVIYGTDGFERLEKLTEYFKGDRCKSLVGKPKLFFIQACRGKALDNGIEVDSVDAQTSERIPVEADFLYAYSTAPGYYSWRNMTNGSWFMQALCEMLTRFSGELELMQIMTRVNRKVALHFESSNYKPGFSGKKQIPCIVSMLTKDFYFPDFYA, from the exons ATGGACGTGACGCAGAGTGATGGGGACACTGTGGACGCCTTGAAATTGTTTTCAAAGAACAG GTCAGATGCAAAGCCCACAGGCAGTAGTAAGACTGTTGAGGAAGTGGACTCTGTGCCCCACAGCAGTAAAACAGCAGGCTCTGACCCATACCGCTACAAGATGGACTATCCCTGCATCGGAACCTGTCTGATTATCAACAATAAGAACTTCCACCGTAGCACAA GGATGGATGCTCGGAACGGGACGGATGaagatgctgctgctgttaaaaAGACCTTCTCTGAGCTGGGTTATAAGATCAATGAGAACACTGATCAGACCGTGGCGGAGATGAAACAACTGTTGTCTAGTG CATCCAAGGAGGACCACAGTAAGAGTGCatcatttgcatgtgtgttgctAAGTCACGGAGACGAGGGCGTGATATATGGCACCGACGGCTTTGAAAGGTTGGAGAAGCTGACAGAATACTTTAAAGGAGATCGCTGTAAGAGTCTGGTGGGGAAACCCAAGCTCTTCTTCATACAG GCGTGCCGTGGGAAGGCGCTGGATAACGGGATTGAGGTCGACAGCGTCGATGCTCAAACATCAGAGAGGATTCCTGTGGAGGCAGACTTCCTGTATGCCTATTCCACCGCTCCAG GCTACTACTCATGGAGAAACATGACCAACGGCTCCTGGTTCATGCAGGCGCTGTGCGAGATGTTGACGCGTTTCAGCGGAGAGCTGGAGCTGATGCAGATCATGACCCGCGTCAACCGCAAGGTGGCGCTCCACTTTGAGTCCTCCAACTACAAGCCGGGATTTAGTGGCAAGAAGCAGATCCCCTGCATCGTCTCCATGTTGACCAAAGACTTCTACTTTCCTGATTTCTACGCATGA
- the cenpu gene encoding centromere protein U has product MSAKKARGAKKARGAKALTATHHESQKGSSKDQMDSPNLSAIERGSFLEGLQLNYGNPLHSTAMEEDLNVLEEEQVNGGKALRKVTPQRSKATVKPSGENEEAKKKKRSRSTGGTPAARPVKNQQVKKGKKRERESGSGVSSGPESPEQSDPGTAQRSRKKFLSSEEEEEEEEEEDDKSWCPSPKKAKGYQLSTTRKSLSDKSKSRKSSSGCASAEPETAHTDTQKKKRRGHQGGTELELVLDAFLDFCDQYRESVESKAVKQSIDCFCSNVEEQLLEKISSSKQLKVLKRENAKVGSSIRTKTQRLLEAKNELMRAERQVWLLQKDKVELKARLADLRRSQAFLHDIRELNRQYLDYRHKHPKEKEMYGASSLPALLWETKHVQAVEHQLRGIDNQVKKRTKKNETRK; this is encoded by the exons ATGAG TGCGAAAAAGGCCAGAGGTGCCAAAAAGGCCAGAGGAGCCAAAGCGCTCACGGCAACACATCATGAGAGTCAA AAAGGTTCATCTAAAGATCAAATGGATTCTCCCAACCTGTCTGCTATAGAGAGAGGCAGcttcctggagggactgcagCTAAATTATG GTAACCCCCTGCACAGCACCGCCATGGAGGAAGATTTAAACGTCCTGGAGGAGGAACAGGTGAACGGAGGAAAAGCTCTGAGAAAGGTGACTCCTCAGAGGTCGAAGGCGACCGTTAAACCGAGTGGAGAGAATGAGGAagcgaagaagaaaaagaggagtAGAAGTACTGGAGGGACGCCTGCAGCAAG GCCAGTGAAAAACCAGCAGGTGAAGAAAggcaagaagagagagagagagtcaggaaGTGGAGTGTCCAGTGGCCCTGAGTCACCG GAGCAATCTGACCCTGGCACCGCCCAGCGGAGCCGGAAGAAATTCCTGTCctcggaggaggaggaggaggaggaagaggaggaggacgacaAGAGTTGG TGCCCAAGTCCAAAGAAGGCCAAGGGGTATCAGTTGAGCACAACCAGAAAGTCTTTGTCTGATAAGTCTAAATCTAGAAAGTCTTCATCAG GCTGTGCATCTGCAGAACCAGAGACGGCCCACACGGatacacagaagaagaagagacgTGGTCATCAGGGAGGAACAGAGCTGGAGCTGGTGCTGGATGCCTTCCTTGACTTCTGTGACCAGTAcag GGAGTCTGTGGAGTCTAAAGCAGTCAAACAGTCCATTGATTGCTTCTGCTCCAATGTGGAAGAGCAACTCTTGGAAAAG atCTCTTCTTCCAAGCAGCTCAAGGTTTTAAAAAGAGAGAACGCCAAG GTGGGTTCTTCGATCCGTACAAAGACACAGAGACTGTTGGAGGCCAAAAATGAGCTGATGAG GGCAGAGAGGCAGGTGTGGCTGCTGCAAAAGGACAAGGTTGAACTTAAAGCCCGATTAGCTGATCTGAGACGAAGCCAAGCCTTTCTGCATGACATCAGAGAGCTCAACAGACAATACCTGGACTACCGACACAAACACCccaaagaaaaagagatg TATGGGGCGTCCAGCTTGCCGGCTCTGCTATGGGAGACCAAGCATGTTCAGGCAGTAGAGCATCAGCTGAGAGGAATCGATAACCAAGTCAAAAAAAGAACGAAGAAGAATGAGACTCGAAAATAA